One Vigna unguiculata cultivar IT97K-499-35 chromosome 7, ASM411807v1, whole genome shotgun sequence genomic region harbors:
- the LOC114190030 gene encoding probable pectate lyase 4: MGNAHGHRHRKHPNSVPPPHKYDHPPPFPTPPPPIANSNMLSLPYTHVDTTLRALAGQAEGFGRFAVGGLHGPVHRVTSLADDGPGSLREACRRKEPLWIVFEVSGTIHLSSYLNVSSHKTIDGRGQRIKLTGKGLRLKECEHVIICNLEFEGGRGHDVDAIQIKPNSKHIWIDRCTLADYDDGLIDITRESTDITVSRCHFSQHDKTMLIGADPSHVNDRCMRVTIHHCFFNGTRQRHPRVRFAKVHLYNNYTRNWGIYAVCASVEAQIFSQHNIYEAGQKKVAFKYLTEKAADKEVGTSGYIRSEGDLFLNGAEAGLMSENGGCNMFHPTEHYPSWTVEAPREDLKHILHHCTGWQSVARPPDQAL; this comes from the exons ATGGGTAACGCCCATGGACACCGCCATCGGAAACACCCCAACTCCGTTCCTCCGCCCCATAAATACGATCACCCTCCACCATTCCCAACCCCACCACCACCCATAGCCAATTCCAACATGCTATCTCTCCCTTACACCCACGTCGACACCACCCTCCGCGCCCTCGCCGGCCAAGCCGAGGGCTTCGGCCGCTTCGCTGTCGGTGGCCTCCACGGTCCCGTTCACCGCGTCACATCGCTCGCAG ATGATGGACCGGGGTCGCTGCGTGAGGCGTGTCGCCGAAAAGAACCGTTGTGGATTGTGTTTGAGGTTTCCGGCACCATTCATCTCTCCTCGTACCTGAACGTGTCGTCTCACAAGACCATCGACGGTCGTGGGCAGAGGATTAAACTTACCGGAAAAGGGTTGCGCCTGAAGGAATGCGAACACGTCATAATCTGCAATTTGGAGTTCGAAGGAGGCAGAGGGCATGATGTTGACGCCATTCAGATCAAACCTAATTCCAAACACATATGGATTGATCGTTGCACGCTCGCTGATTATGATGACGGCCTTATAGACATCACACGAGAAAGCACAGACATTACTGTCTCAAG GTGTCACTTCTCTCAGCATGATAAAACCATGCTTATTGGGGCTGATCCATCGCATGTTAACGATAGGTGCATGAGGGTGACTATAcaccattgttttttcaatgGGACGCGACAGAGGCACCCTCGTGTTAGGTTTGCCAAAGTGCATCTCTATAATAATTATACCAGAAACTGGGGCATATATGCTGTGTGTGCTAGTGTGGAAGCCCAG ATATTCTCGCAGCATAATATCTATGAAGCGGGACAGAAGAAGGTGGCCTTTAAGTACCTTACTGAGAAG GCAGCAGACAAGGAAGTGGGAACAAGTGGCTACATAAGGTCTGAGGGAGACTTATTCTTAAATGGTGCTGAAGCAGGGTTAATGAGTGAGAATGGAGGATGCAACATGTTTCACCCCACTGAACACTATCCCTCATGGACAGTGGAAGCCCCCAGAGAGGATCTTAAACACATTCTTCATCACTGCACTGGATGGCAATCTGTTGCTAGGCCACCAGATCAAGCATTATGA